Within the Platichthys flesus chromosome 16, fPlaFle2.1, whole genome shotgun sequence genome, the region GTACAAGGCACCTGCTGATCTCATCAACTCGAATACTAATACGACTAATTTTGGCGACTAGTGCTACCATCTTACAAAATCTTGACTTCTTATATTTTATGATAACAGTAATTGCCTCCCTTACTTTATGCCTCTCTTGATTGTCTCAGTGGGTGAACAGTTGACAGCGTCCACACAGTCTGTGCAGTGGTACTGTTTGTTGTCCAGGAACCAGCCAGAATCAGCCAGACCTCGCACTTGTATCCCAGTGTGTCCAAGTCCCTCCAAGGTTTCTGCCACACGGTCTACGTTCAGCAGGACCCCAGTGCCACCCGCACTGCACATCGAAACACGACTTAATCACACTGGTACGTACATGGGAATGTGAATGAGATGTGGAAGGGTGCTCTCACGTGTACACACCTGCTTCCTGCTAAGAGGAGGACCTTTGCGTTGTCCAGACCTTTGTTCAGCAGGTCCTTCACTACCTCCTGGATAATCAGTGAGCCCATGAAGGCATAGCCACCTTTAGATAAGACAAAGAACGTAACACTGTAAATCAGCTCTAATTATATGTTCAATATGTTATGATTTTTATGACTTTTGTCATTTCTTACTTTGCTCCGTTTTGGCAGTAGCGCCACTCCACGCGTCGCTGGAGCAGTACGGGAGGAACCTGCAAAACCAACGTAAGGTTAAAATTGCCATCAATGAATACAAAGCTGAGTGTCACTAAGCACAAAAACAAGAGTCAACTTACACCATGTTGGCATTCCACCAGTGAGGGTTTTCCTCCGGCAGTGGAGACAGGATCCCTGTGCCTGCAGAGACAGATCAACATGTGTCATTAACCATCCTGGCACTCCCAGGCaacatcctcttcttcctcatcatcattaccACATTGATTACAGTTATTACGTTGcaatgagagagggaggcatCTCGGTTCCGACAGCAGTGGGCGCCAGGTGGCAGGGTGTTTGTCTCAAAAACACTGAAGATGAACACTGATCCTTTTAATTTCTGAGACACAGTGGGATCTAAGCACTTTTTTTCCAATGTGTTGGGGGGGTCAGGCCAGAGTCGTACACAAAAGTGTGAATAGTGCAACATTTATGACTTGCTGAAGCTGACCTGTTTTCGTCTGGGCCCACTTGGATGAGCTCATCAATCTCCTCATGGTTTCGTATCGGCTGTCGCAGTTCTCCTTGTTGAAGCAGTACCAGCCACCTGGATGCAGAAACACAGCAGATTCAATTTCTCACACAAATCAACTACAGTTATTATTGAATATGAATTTGAGGATGAAATGAAACTGGTAAGAAGCATCGTTAATACTGACCCTCTAAGAATATCAGCCACCGCCTGCTGCCTCGCGATTCTTTCAGATAGTACCTAcaagatgcaaaaaaaacttaaaatccaCACATTATAGCAGGCGTATAAGTTACGCAAATAttgaaaatatgtaaatgagaTTATAAAGTCCTCAAAGTGTATTTTATACTGCCAATGTAGCAATTAAAACATGATAAacatcaaacagaaacagacacattcCACAAGTTCAACATGATGccctggagagagaaagatgaaacGCTGAAAAGTATTACCCTCAGTGTTTCCACCAACAAACATGGTATCCAggcatgaaacaaaaacaaacatgacctCATCGTTTATATCTAAACAAGGATGTCCTTTTTTGGATCGTTATCTTAAGAAAGGTGACCGAAAACAGCCGAAATGTAATGCTGCCAACAGAGAAATCAGGGAGAGGAACAATGAGTGTCGTGTGTATGATCTGCACTTAGGGAACTGATCTACTGATTAAGCAGAAGATAAACAGCCTTCATTCCCCCATCCCTTTTATGCCTGTAGATGGTACTCCTTATGTTTAATGTAGCAAGAATTGGTAATGTACCATCATAATCTCCTCATTGTGAGCTCATCATTCCTCAGCTGTTGTCATCACACGCAGTATAGATATAATCAAGGCTCCTGTCCACAGTTATGATAGGATAAGGGACATAACTTAATTTGGCATGTGGCTGTGTCAACACACACGTACGATGTCTTTGCTGTATTTAGGACTCTTTACATGCTCATGATAATGTCCTTAAATGCACCATGGGTAAGATAAGTGTGAAGGAAACATTTAGTTGTGTGCTGTATGTTGTCAGCCCAGAAGACGCCTTGATTCTCCTGATAATCATCTATTTTTCGACATAATGATGGATATGAGAGTATTTCTGTTCTGCAGAGTAGCTCTAGCCACAGAGACGAGTTCTTCCAAATGTAGTTCTGTGAGGCTGAGGGgtgtttaaacacacaaatattctCCCAACTTTGCCAGTGAATAAACTCCTTTaaagagcaaaagaaaacagactTGGCTGAAGCTCTGAGCCGTTTTCTCAGACACCGAAGCCCATTTTGGCTAAAGCTGATGTCTTGTGCTATTATTTCGAGCCACAGTCAGTGATGTAGGCTGAAGACTGTGCACTCTACTTACTActtcaaaacaacaaagtgaagGCGATTTGGCAAGCGAGACAAGCCAAGAAGCAAAGGCGCTGCTGCATCAACCCGATCGCTCTAACAAGTGCATCTCCAAAAGATGATTCGCACAGTTCCACCATTGCGTCCagtgaatgttttattcattttttaaaaaacttttatCCTCACTTGTCTGTTAACCGTTACAATACCTCTCTGGAAAATACTGCTAGCAGCTGATGGATTAGTATTTCAGCTACCGCACGTGTAGTGAATGAAACGGCCATCTGCCAGTAACTGTCCCCTGCGCTCGTCCTCATGCTGTGTTTCTAAAGAGCGCAAAGAGCTTTTCCACGCTGGGGGGACAGCTCTCTGTACCATGCACTCTTGGGTTTAACAAGAATTAAGACAGGATAGTACTGTATACCTCAAAACATATCTCAGTCAAGTCGCCACTGAACTTGTCCCAGATAAGCTCCTTTGCATGATGGCTTCAAAGCCTCATGTGGCCACACAATTTAAATGCTGTTCTTTCATTGTGGCACAAAcctttattataataatgtagCATACGTATGTTGAATAAGTTGTGTGCACTATCCTTAGGACATGGCTCATATAGCAAATGATGTAAAGATGTGTATGAATATGAAAGATGACATGTTTTAAACCGCCCATCTTATCTGAGTCATCCCCACCTGCCAGAGCTGCGTCAACAGCATTATTTATATAAGAATCGGTTTAACCCACTGTTTCACTCTCTGCTTTACCAAATGGCACATAATCCATTGCCTATAGGACGGAGAGGTGTTTATGTGTTATACAACAGAAGAAACAGAGGCTCTGTCTGATGTTAATGTGCTTTTAGTTTCGTGGCTTATCCCCCTTTAGAAGAGAAACCATGCAGGCTTTTCTTACAGCCAAATGGATTCTGCTTTACGACAGAGTCAGGAGTGGATGTCAGACTAGCGATCCATTGTTCACCCCATTaagcaaacagagaaaacctactGTTACAACTAACGTACAAACACAATAAGTCAACAGTTTGCGCACTGGATGCAACATAAAGAGAGACACGGAGacggaggcagaggagagagaaagagagatagggGCGGGGTCTGAAAACTTAAATCTAAACTTTCTGCGGAGCAAATCCTGCATTCTAATTtgaaggaaaggaaatgaagcATGGGCCATGTGGCTATCGGCAAATTTCACGCTTCGCTGACACAAAGCAGCTGTCTGTCTTATCCCGACTAGACCTTTGTACTGTCCCGGAAAATTATTTTTTCCAAATGATCCTATTTcatatcattttaaaaccaGTTTGGGAACCAGGAGTAATATATTCTGCGCGCAGTCCACTAAAATGTATATGGAGACGAGCACCGGTGTCCTGAGGCCAGATACATGTGGGTTTACTTCGCGTAGCAGGATGTCCTGCTGGATGAGATGCGCCCTGCTGAAGTACCCTTTACGCAAAATAACAATTCCTACTGTAGCTCCAGGgcacactgctgcagctgccctTGCTTTGACCTGTCGGTGATCCAGTCTCATGTAAATCACGGATCTGCTACACTGTAATACGTCTCTCAGTTGGTACATACCCCGCAGGACTTCCGTCGTTGCAGGTGACTGATGTATTCTCCAAAAAGTTCAGCTTCATGTCGTTTTCGAGCTTCTGCGCCGAGCACGGGTACAGGGACTGCGCGAGGTTCTTGACTTGTGTCATGAAGTTATCCATGTTCTCCTCCACGGCGGTGAAATCCAGAGGGAAGCTCTCCGTGGTGTCGCCACGGTCGGCACGGTAAGTTGGAGGAGGTGGTGCGCGTCGCGGTTGTGGGTTGCGGCCACCCCGGAACCTCCGTGCGCAAAGCGCTCCGGACTgcatcagcaccagcaccagcagtgATGAAACCATTCTGAGCGCTGTCATCATATCCACTGGGTTAGATGCCCTTCCTTCAAAATTCAGCGTCCTGTCACGGAGACACAGGAGTTTTCACAAATGGAGTTGAGAAAATAAACGACTATTACGCACAAAAAAATACGCCACAATCTCGCCGGTGGCTCCGAGAAACGCAAACGTTTTTAATGTCACTTAAAAGAACAAGTCTTCAGACCAGTCACAGTCATCCGTCAAATACGCTCAGTACTTGAAACTTTCACGAAGTGCGTCTATAGCTCTTTGCCCATATATCAAGGATAACTGCTGGACAAGCGCGCAAGCTTGAACGACAACACTCGTGCCATGCTCTTGTATTTTATTCAAACTTTCCCCCCTTGTGTGTCAGTCCAGCCAATAGCAGGAGCGGGGCAGGACTCGGGGCATGATCAAGCTTGGCAGACAACCCCCCTTTTTAATTTatagaggggaaaaaaatgccCAAGCGTTGGTTCCTTTGATCCGCGATGTTTCATTTGATGTGGTGGCTTTTATTGGCCTTAAAGTGCACATTTCCCATTCCACCACAAATTTATGAAGTGAAAATACCCATCTTCTTACACACATGCCTGAGAGTCAAGTGggaacaaaaaactaaaacaaatcatGACCAAATTCCTGTCCATAGTGTTTGACCAgggataaataaaacaaatatagttAATATTTCACCTGTTATTTCTTAAGATAAGCAAAAGTCTACTATTGTTAAGAGAGTATCATCATCTTTTTAAGAATCGTTTATATACTTGACTTCCTCGCGTTCTCTTAAGGTTAAGAAAAAGGGACTTGGacacttgtcttttcttttctttctttctttcttttttttgttgtaaatcCAGACAAGCCTTCGAAGATCAAAGCGACCATCAGTCTTTCTCCCCCTGAGTCtagcctcctccctccctcttcagTCTCTTCCAAACTTTCCTGGTCTACTGTATATTTTAAGTCAAGCAGAGAATCCCGATGTGAAGCCAGCTTTTTAACACAGGAATGCCTCGTTATGGCAGAGGTAGGGTTCCCTTGCAAAACCTCTCATTTAAGTTACATGCAGCCCACACAACAGAAGTGATTACTCATCAAGGTATACTCTCCATGGTGATGTTTTTAGTGAGAGTTGTCTCAGACTGAGCTCCTTCGGGACATGAAAGGGAGTCTGATTCTGTTAATCAATTTAGATTTTAAAGGAATGGACATTGCCAGGATTCCTAAAGTAAAATTCACATCCAATAGTGGTAATACATACTTTTACGTCAATTGCTGTTCTTTTTGCATTAATATGATAAGTCACTGTTATGTCAGTTTAAGAAGATTTAAGTCATGTTTttgctatttatttatatatatatatatatgatcattctattttgatatttttatagCAGttatttcatgctttttcatatACTTTATCAtctcaatttgtgtgtgtgacctaaTTATTGAGGCTAGCTCTACAAAAAATTGCATTTATCTGCATGGTGACAATAATGTCTTGAATGTCCTCAGTGCAGATGTGAACCGTAGCTTATTGATTAATGATGTAGTTATGTTGCAGCGAGATTAGGACTGCCAACATGCCTGATGTTATGGCACTTAAACGAGCCACGTGCCCTCAGACATTGGTGTAGTTTTTGAAGGATCACGTCGAGTGACGACAGCTGGGACCAGCTATAGAAGTCTAAATTTAGTTTGACACATTTCTTAGACAAATGGGGAGTGTGACTTTTTGGGACTTGAAGTATAAAGCTATTGATAGAAAAtcagtaaaaatgtataatttaatgTAGCCTCTGTggttaataaatgtaatgtaatgacgATGTTGAACTGTAAGATGCATATGAAGTCACCAGTAGGTCTGATGGTATTCATTGGGAACTTCAAACAGATGCTTGTATAGATTAAAACATGTGGTATGGCCCAGGAGGAGAGGCTCTGTCACAGATTGAGTCTAGTCACTTTGACCCATACCTCCCTGTTTCATCACACGTCATCCCAAAAAACTCCTTAAATCACTGACAGATGGACGCTGGCCTCTGAAGAGATGCCCCAGTGGTGTGTCAAAACATCCTCTGACCCGACTGAGTGAGAGGTGCGAGCTAAAGATGATCGCTATTGGAGGGATCTAAATGTGATTGTTCAGAGAGAGCGCACAAGGGATTCTGTGTTGAAATGATCTAACTGTGTGAGACTGGAGACAGAGATAGAAGCACTGGTTTACTTTGCTACTGTTGGCGCACAGTGGTTCGTTCTCTCCTGTGCACCTTGTTTGAACTCAGAGTGCTAAGCCTTTCTGGCTTTCACTGGTaattctccctctttttctttgccTCCCATCAACTGTGTGTAGCGTAGTCGCAAATTTAACCATGCACGTCCTAATGGATTAATCCTAGAATTAGGTCATTTGAAAATGACCCAGCTGTTCTGATGGCCGTCCCTCAGAAGTGCTCCTATAGCCCCCACCCCAACTCCAGGCCTCCTGTGAAAGTCAAAGCCTGTCTTTCATCTCCGATCAGTTGCATGTGCCCTCACAGATCCACAGGTTTTACTGCTTAAGTCTGGGCTGGCAGCATCGATCATGTGACCGTTGCCTGCCTTGCGTTTGGACACATCATAGCTCTGCGAGCGCTCACTGACTTCGCCAGCCTCACAGTTCTGCTCACACATCCCCATTGTCCGTCTCTCCATGCCTGTTAGTTTTGATTTGCACATGCCGTTGTCGAGGATCCATCCGTGATCATCAAATCCTGCTAGTTGGAACTGTTAGGTCAGGTTACATCAAAGAGATCAGGAGGGATCAGCCTCTTGAAAGGGACAGGCTCTGGCTCACATCATCAGAAACAGGTGGAGGTCCTCACTAGAAGAACAAAGGAGAGATCACCATCTATaaactttaatattttattgaagaGTTTCCTTAAATTCCTTTGAATTGTCACCCTCTCCTAAACAGTAGATTCCCCAGCACAAGGTTAAAACATATATCAGGTCAGGGATTGTGGGACACACTATAAATCCCATAAAGGTTGCAACACCCAAGCATGACACTTAGTGGTATTAAGCCACAAAATGTTTAAGTGTGAAAATCGGCTAAAAGCCAGGACCAAAAAGGCAACTGGAGATGAAGTAAAACTCAGCCCGTTGCTTCAGAGCTTTGGTGTATATTGCAGTAATTACTCATAATTTCTCCTCTGGCCAACAATTCTCTGCTGATTTTTCAAAAAGGAGAGGAGTTTGATATTTAGTTTATTGCTTGTCATAAGGGAGTCAAACtgttgcattaaaaaaagaatgaatcTATCATTGGAGATGTTTGAGGCTACCTCCACTGTGAAAACATTTCCAGCCTCAGCTCCTGTTCTGTGTCAACTTGAGGCAAACCTCCGGAAAACAGGTCCCCTTAATTTCATGTCGGAGCTATTGTTTAAAACCCTAAACAAACATGTACAGAGGTTTTGGGTGTTAACACACTGTGGAGTTGCTTTCATGTGCCCCCAACACATGTCCCTGATATTACCCAGAGAATCAGTAAACAACCTTGATCCTTACTTAAGTCAAGAGGTGCCATCTTAAATGTGGATGTAAACgggtagaaagagagagtgcAGGAGACATCTGTCGAGCAGGCTCTCATTTCGTAAGAGCGGGGCCGCCTATTGGTTACAGATGATGCCCCGTCTGATAAAAATGAACTCTTTCAAGATAGGACAGCATGCATGAGGGGTCTCTCGGGCAACGAGGGGTAACCAAATAGTTCAGCTAACAGGTCAGCtgtttgttgttgatcattCATTTGAATGGTGGTCACAATGTGGATGCAGTGGCctgtaaacagtttttttctctcacataAGCAGGAtggatgtttgtgtctgtcaggaTGTCAGGATGTGGGTACCTGCATGTTATGCATGTATAGGAATGTGTCGGTTCACAGTAGGATGAGTCAGCCGGACCTGGCTGTCTTAGAGTTACCTGTGTGTGCGCCGTTGGATTTTTCCATTCATACCTTGCCCCTGAATTATTCTTTGCAATGCCCTCCTTTAGGTAGCGACAGAGGAGGGAGCGTAGACCAATTACTATCCGAGACCTGCTATTATTATCATCAGAGAGGCGGCAGCCCTCCTTCCTACTGCGCCCACTCTCATCTCCACACAGACGGAAGAAGAATCAAGTCTTTTTGTCTcggaaatgtttatttattccacAGATTTGCCAAAAGACATTGAAAAGTCCTTATTATAGGTCATGACAGTGGAACCACAACGCATTATTCATTTTCTGTCCTTTAACCTGGAAGTCTCTATGGGGAAATTTTTTTGAAGTCCACACCCTGCTGAAAAACATTGTTATTATTCAATTACGAGAGAGAGCTGTATTTGACACTGTTCTCGAGAGCGTAGACTTTAAAGAAGGGATGTAGGTAGAGTtgagaatttcttttttttaattttatacgGTTATTTACAAGGACAGTAACATGAAGGAGAAAGAGATTTCTATTCAAAGCCTTTTGTGCTATACAGGGATTAAAAGTCTAGTCTAGTTCTAGACTCAAGGCAGAACGTTCCACTTCGTAGTCTTGGACTAGATTTAATCCATGTCCGGGACATCGGCCCTCACAGTTGTAAGTACACGGTATGTGCTTCAGTCCCCTGAGCCACTGGGACACCATAAGCGCATGGTATGTGCCTCATTATTTTTGACACTCTCTTAACACCAAGCAGCCTTTTTCTTTTATCCTCTCAGCAAGAAGATGAGGCTACTGTAATCGAAGAAGACAATGATCAGTGCCAGCCTCTTATCCTGGCCTGGTACCTGCTTTGATGTCATATTTTGGTGTATAGCAGGCTGTTGCCCATGCCAAAGAGCACCCATAGTCGCCAACTGTCTGACAGGCCGCCTTTCATCAGAGTGACATCAGTGTGCTACTTGATTACTTTCCACAGGCTGATCCAGTCCTGGGAATTTTCTCCCAGGAATCCGAAAGCATCGTCACTGCCTTTATACCCTTTGTCTcgaaataaaagaaacacacatctgAGACACACATTAGCTTGTGCGTCACAGATACACTATTTGTATTAAAAGCTAACAGTAGCGTTTAATATTACACAGCACTCACTAACTGTTAGTCCTGTTAGGTATTTGCCTTATGAAGCCTAGTTCCGTTTTCAAGGTTCTCTAATATAGTGTACTTTGCGATGCTTTTAAAACCAGATGGAGCtcaataaatattaatatgcaacatgatgagacaaagtgaaacaagataaataaaaggaaatgtgCACACTGCAATCTTTCAAGTCAAATTTTTCCCTTCCCTTGATTTTCCCTCCGCAGGGGAGAGAGCGCAGTGATAAATTACAAGGCAGAATCTGAAGTGTTTGCTTTTGGAGGAAACTGAGGAAAGTGTTGTGTGAGGTGGATATTTATAACCAACCTCTTTGGCTGGCAGCACTGTCTGTCGGCAGAGCACCGGCTTCACAGGACTGCCGTCTGTCTTTACCTGTAGGTCAGGAGGCTCTCCTTCCCACATCATACAGACTCTCCCGTCGATGCCCTGAGGATCAAGAGGTGTCTTAGGGCCCCCCTGACCATCCTCTGACTGGAAACTAGAGTTTATGATtcttaaaagaagaaaaaaacttttcaaaggattagagagtgtgtttgtttattctcaGCTGAGAGGATTTAGAGAATGACTGCATATCTTCAAGAGGCTGAAGTGGGATTGACAGCACATAACTCATGTGGCTGCCAAGTCCGCATGGCTCTTTGATGTATTCCGATGCATTCAGCACATACCCTCTTACAAACACTGGTAGGTATAATTATAATGGTGATCTAATTAGAAACAAGGACTGAGATGAATTGAAGCCAGTTTAATCGAGGTGGAGTACCACTTCCTACAAAGCCAACTAAGCCATTGAAACCTGGGTGTCTTCCCGCAAAGATCTCATCTTTACTTTGAGGTCACTTGTGGTCAGCCAGtggaaacatttattcaaacaagGTAATATATCCGTTTGAGAATGTACTTCACCCACTTCCTTTTCTCCTGTGTCAGGAAGAATGTGGTCATTTGCGGGAAGAAGAAAGTGTTACTCAGAGTTTACTCACAAAGAGGACTAGCAGGTCCGTCATCGGGACTCATCATCTTGTTTTTGCGATGACTAATGAGCACATGCCAGCACCTTTTGTTCATTGCTATCGGTTTTTGATCGCTTAATAATGCACATTCCTTAAATCAGAAAAATAATAGGTCCGTAGAATTTAACACATGTGTAATAACACCAACTAGTCATTTTTGCTAAAAGAGAGGAGTGCAAACACAATTAGGatgaaaagcaaaacagaaTTCCACCAAAGTGAATAGCCTCACATCTGGAGGACAGGTGTAGTCCAAATTCTCACGTGTCACAACTTTCTCCCTAATTTACTTGTTTAAGAGTCAAAAGCGAGAGGGAACCAGTTCTGTACCTCGGAATTAGACACAGGAGACGATTCTGAGGGAAACCAAGAGGTTTGCTTATCCCTCCAAAATGAAAGCATAGCGGGCAGGTACAGGACAACTGTAACGTGTCTGAAGCGTAACCTGTTCTCTGGCCCTTGCTTTGAAACCAGATGAAGATCGGCTGCAGCCCTGAAGTCATTACACCTTCAAAGGTAATTAACACATGGCTTTTGTTTAGTCCCGATGAGCCCCAGATTATGTAGGTACAGATGGTCAGGGGGGCGGACGACAGATACCAAGAGCAAGGTGTGCTTGGATGTGCTTTCATGTCTGCAGGAAGTGCTTGACCCCTGGCCCTCTCTTGACCTCAAATCTAGGCTGTCAACGCCACTTCCTTGAGTGCCCTGTAAAGATTAACATGTGGACAGAGACAAGAGGCCTTCGTACCCCTGCGTGATGAACAGGAGAACCCAGCTGGCATCTCTGCCCTGCAACACCTTTTGCCAGTTATCCTAATGTAAGGTTATATAAGATAAAAGGCTTGTTTTATCTCTTTCTATCACGAAAGCGGAGTGAATGAGAGCGGTACAGTTTGTGTACAAAGAGCATGGGAGCTGGAAATCAAAAAAGTGTTTACAAAAGTTTGTCAGCAGGTTTGTTTGTGCTCTGCTTTCATGTTTTGGGTTTGTGTTTCACTAtgtgcaaaaaagaaaataccaCCTGGTCTATTTCTCAAGGTGGTAAATAACAGCACTTCCTCCTTTTGCCATCAAAGGGTAAGAGGTCTTGCCTTGACCTTGAAGCCACTCAAAGCTCCATATTGCACACGGGTGTTCCTACATTTGAAGACAACTCAGATGAGCCATTTTACCCTTCAacccctctgacctctctccCAGAACAGATACCACAGAGGCCATCTTTAGAAAGGTATTTTAAATTGTCAAGGTAATACCATACCATACCAATGTATTCATCTGTTATCAATTCTGTTTTATTAGTTGATCTTAAAAGGAAAAGTTTGACATATTTGTATTACAAGATACAACTTGTTAATTAGCAAGCTACAAGTGTTCTGGTTAGCAGTTTTTTACTCCAggctgtttccagtctttggaCTAAGCTAAGTTCACCACCTGCTCACGGTAGCATATTACTTCCTGCTTACATGAGAATTATGTCAATCTTCTAACTATGGCGCCTTTCCCAAAATGTGAAACTATTTGTTTGAGTTTATATTTTCTCCAAAGCATCTTTTACGGAAGATTGTGAAATATTAGTAGGGTCTGATTGTTGTGAATGGTATACTCTTTCTGCGCTGGAGTATACCTGACCCAAGGCTGTCGGGATCCATTGAGTTGGGCTTGATtataggaggggggggggggtttgaatgATATTCGGTTGGGGTCGGGTTGTGTTTTGGCTAGGctatctattttattttttattgtgctgCTCGTGCCTGTAATCGGGGAAAACAAATCTGACAATAAGGTCTGGTTCAgacacaaaaaactaaatacctttttttctCTCGGGCTCGATCGGTTTTGGACAAACAATTGCGGCCCCAAACCGCACTTCATTCACCACATGCTGATTATTATTGATGTAATGATCTgcctgtggtttgttttttgacTGAATCAATTTATAAACATTCAAGATGATTCAACTTGACTAATGCTCAACttagaggagacacattttttgCACACATGGATGCACTATGATGCTGAAACCACAATCATAATAGAGATTATGTCATCAAGCAAAAGCATTACAGGGTGGTATGATTCATAAAGCAGTGTAGTAAACTCTACTCCGCATGTTGTCAGTCACAAGTCTAGATCCACAACATCTTTCTTCCCCGCAagcatcaaacaaaaacacatatacaGAGACGCAATGATCCCTACAGTTTAATATGAATTATCACAAGCAGACACTTGGATCTGTGGGTCAGCAGTCAGTCCCAGGAGAGCGTTTGATGATGGAGTTTTATTGTTCCAGAAGGTCAAGATCTTCAAAGCTCTTCTTCTGTTCTCTACAGGGCACCCAGGCAGCAGCTGTCAGAATACACTCGGCTTTGTGTTTTATACGGCAGAGGAGGTAGATCAAGCCCACtctcacagaaatgtttttactggGGGGTAGGCACTCAGTGGACACCATAATATTGTTGTTCTGTCCCTTTGTGCTGGAGAGCGGGGAGCGTGTGAATTCCGTTGGATGGGACGTCACTTCTCCCTGGTTTGACGCGAGTCAAATAGCCTTTTTGGCATGATTCAGCAGTATGTCTATGCCTGTGAAtggatgtggatgtgtgtgagttGTTACAGACTAAACAGACCACCTCTTGGGCTTTAGATCAAATGTCTTCTCTCTTGTGCTTCTGTAATGCATTGTGTAAGACTGTTTACACTAAGGTAACACCAAAGTCTTATGCAGTCAATTTTATTTTCACAGGTTTATCCAGCAGATGATCTGATCTGACTTGTTGATCTTTTTAGAACATACCAAAATGTCTCTTGTCAGGTTGTTTGCTCCTATAAAGCATTCCGAGTATCTGTCGTATAGACTACTCCCAAGATTGCATTTAATTGGACGCAAATCTTTTAATAGCTTATTGCAAAAagcaatattttaaaaaaatggCGTTGATGCAC harbors:
- the notum1a gene encoding palmitoleoyl-protein carboxylesterase notum1a, with amino-acid sequence MMTALRMVSSLLVLVLMQSGALCARRFRGGRNPQPRRAPPPPTYRADRGDTTESFPLDFTAVEENMDNFMTQVKNLAQSLYPCSAQKLENDMKLNFLENTSVTCNDGSPAGYYLKESRGSRRWLIFLEGGWYCFNKENCDSRYETMRRLMSSSKWAQTKTGTGILSPLPEENPHWWNANMVFLPYCSSDAWSGATAKTEQSGYAFMGSLIIQEVVKDLLNKGLDNAKVLLLAGSSAGGTGVLLNVDRVAETLEGLGHTGIQVRGLADSGWFLDNKQYHCTDCVDAVNCSPTETIKRGIKYWGGVVPERCQQAHQGEEWNCFFGYRVFPSIKSPVFVVQWLFDEAQLTVDNIHLTGQPVQEGQWRYIQNLGIELRNTLKDVPAMFAPACLSHEVITRNYWIDVQVKGTSLPRALHCWDRSLNDNRNNKAPPKGCPVHLIDSCPWPHCNPTCPTIRDQFTGQEMNVIQFLMHMGFDVQKMAQQQGMDPSKLLGMLSSGS